Part of the Gammaproteobacteria bacterium genome, CCTCGACACCACGGCTTGAGGGAGGATTTTCCGGACGCCCCGGTGTGCCATTTTGCCAATCGTCGCTTTCACGCAACAGTGACGAGTGGCACAGAGGATCCGACGAAACCCATAATAGCGCGTGGATATGCGTCGCAGAAGCGCTATAATTAACTGCAACTAAAAGGAAATTTCCAAGCGCGTCTTCTGTGGCCGCCAGGCATGCAGACGACCGACGACAAGGGAATTGAACTGTATCGAAATTACAACGGGGCGATCCTTCGCTCCGCGACGTCCGAGGTCGAGTCGCATGAATTCACAAGAACTCTTTCAGGAAACGGTTCCGTCAGGTTGCGAGGTCGCACCGCGCGAAAAGCCGATTCGCATTGTTCCGGTCATCACTGTAAACACGCCCGAAAACGAGATCGAGAACCGTCAGGACGACGATATCGACCTCGTGGTGTTTCGCTGCAGGGACTGAACCCCGCGAAACAGGGAAGGCTGGCTCAGGCCGCGAAATCCCTCAGACGCACCGGCATTCTCCGGGCCCCCCACTGGCCCGGGGAACCGTCGAACACCCCGGCGCAGACAGCGCCACAGGACATGCAGTGTCCATCGTCCGTCAGGTTCCACCCGGAAAGCACATACCAGTCCCGAGCGATCAGCCGCTCGCCACAAGCGTGGCAGTAGGTACTTCCCCCGGCCATGTCATGGACATTGCCCGTATAGGCGTAGCGCACCCCATTTTTTTTGGCGATCCGGCGCGCCATGCCCAGCGTTGATGGGGGCGTGGGGGGCGTACCGAGCATCTTCCAGTCGGGGTGAAAGGCGGTAAAGTGCATCGGGACGTCGGGCCCCAGATTTTCGACCACCCATTGCGTCATTTCCTCAATCTCGGCCTCCGAGTCATTCCCTCCCGGTATGATTAGATTGGTGATCTCGAACCAGACGTCGGTCTCGCGTTTTAGATACACCAGCGTGTCAAGTACGGGTTGCAGGTGCCCGCCGGTCAGTTTCCAGTAGAAAGACTCGGTAAACGCCTTGAGGTCCACGTTGGCGGCGTCCATAGCGCGATAAAACTCGACCCGCGGTTCCGCACACATGTAACCGGCGGTCACCGCAACCGACCGGATACCGGACTCACGGCACGCCCTGGCCACATCGATCGCGTATTCCATGAAGATGACAGGGTCGTTGTAGGTATACGCCACACTGCGGCAGCCGAGTTTGCTCGCCGCCAGAGCGATCTTCTCCGGGGGCGCCTCGTCGGCGAGGGTGTCGATCTCCCGGGACTTGCTGATGTCCCAGTTCTGACAGAACTTACACGCCAGATTGCAGCCCGCAGTGCCGAAGGAGAGCACCGGTGTACCGGGCAGGAAGTGGTTGAGCGGTTTCTTTTCGATGGGGTCGACGCAGTAGCCACTGGATCTTCCCCAGGTGGTCAGGACGATCCGGTTACCCTGGTTGGCCCTGACGAAGCAGAGTCCCCGCTGCCCGTCGCGAAGCTTGCAGTACCGCGGGCAGACATCGCACTGGACTCGACCGTCATCCAGGGTGTGCCAGTATCGCGTATCGACCGGTTCACCCACCCGCCGCACGTCGTGCGTTACCGTTTCAAACACAGGCATGAGTACCAACCTCCCTGCCCTGTTGCCGAGGAGGACATCGGATCGGCAACAGGGCAGCGATCGAAAAACCGGGACTCCTCTAAACAACTATAGCGCGAAAGGGCCGTCGCGCCTGTGGACAACGGGGGCACGATTCGACTACTCAGGCGAGGCGCATCCCTCCGCGCCGCCGTCGCAGGATATGAGGATCTCGCCTTCCTCGAGTGGTCTCCAGGGTTCGTCGCTCAGGGGCACGCTGGCGACCAGCACCACCCGCTGCCGGTCGCCGACATCCTCCATGCTGAACCCGGCCAGACGGACGCCTGGCGCGGGGGCGTCACAGCATCGGCGCAGGCAGTACAGCCCCGGCGGCCGGAACCCCTTACCATTACCGTACTCCCGTCTGTGGCCGTGAGCAAACATCGCAAGTCCGTCAGAATAGATGAAGTTGGCGGGCCCCATGTCCCGAATCCATTCGGCGAATACACGAACCACCGCTTCGCGAATCTCAAGCGTCGGATACGCTTCTCCCTGCCAGATCGGCTCCATCTTCTGCATCAGGCAGCAGAATGCATATTCGGAATCGGTGGCCCCCAGGGGCTGGAAGCGCCTGCCACCACGCAACACCCCGCTTTGTCGGATCCCCTTGAGATCGCCGTTGTGCGCGAATGCGTGCATAGTGCCTCCGAGTTCCCTGAAGAAAGGCTGCGTATTGTGCAGCCGAGGTTCACCCTCGGTGGCGTAGCGCAGGTGCGCTATCACCAGCTTGCTCCGGTAGGCGTGCGTGCGGATAAACCTCAAGGCCGCGCTTCGAGCCGCGGGCTTCGCTTCCCGGATCACCTGCACGTCGTTTCCCTCGAAGAAGGCGATTCCCCAACCGTCCTCGTGGTTGTTCGTCGCGCCGCCGTGCCGTGCGAACTCCTCCAGGGAAAATCCCACGGTAGCGGGCAGACGGGCGCTCATTCCAAAGAGTTCACACATCAGGCAGGACCAGGTGTTTCAGTCGTTGATGTCATTGTATACGGGCACGCGGTTCGACATTAGGCGATTGCCGGAAAATGACATACCAGATCGCGCCGGATTTTCGTTCGTCATCAAGGCACGACAACAGGCGCATAGTCGAACTACGGAACGGTTGTCGCAACACAGAGGACGGACGACAAAGACAAGCAGGATGGTATGTCATTTGACAGAAATCGCCTTAGACCCGACGTCGAGTTGGACGGCCACTCGCAGGGGGCCACGCTCGACACGCCGCTCCTGGCCCTGGGACTGCGCGTCTACTTTCCCTGAACCACAGGCTTCGCGCGACGGTTCACCCGGATTAGCCGCCGGCGGGGGTGAACTCCTCCGCTCGAAGCGGCTGCAGCGCGGGCAGGATAATCAGCGTCGCGAACAGGGTGAATACCACACCCAGCGTCAGGGTCACCCCCATACTGGCGGTGCCCGGATGACTCGAAAAGGCCAGGTTGCCGAAGCTCACGATGGTGGTCAGTCCGCTGAAGAGCACTGCGCGGGCCGTGGCCGTCTGCAGGACATTCGGCTCGCCGGGCACCCCGAATCGCATCCGGTGGACCATGTGGATCCCGTTGTCGACACCGATCCCCAGCAGCAGGGGCAGGGCGATAATGTTGGCGAAGTTGAAAGGCACGTCGAACAGCACCAGGCTCGCACTGGTCAGCAGAGCGGACAACAGCAGCGGCACGAGCACCAGGACGACGTCCATGACGTTGCGCATGAACAGACCCAGCAGGATGACGATGATCGCCAGCGCCCAGGCGAACGCCTGCATGAAAGCTGACACCACGGCATCGCCCGCCTCGAGATTGAGCACCGGGATGTCCGTCGCCCCCGGGTCGACCGCCCGCACCGCCTCGACGAATCGCCGCAGCGCGTCGCTGTCACTGATATCCTCGGACGGATAGACGACGACGCGTTGCACCCCGTCGGGGGAGACCCAGCGCTCGAAGATCTCCCCGGGAAGATCGCCCGCCGTCACGGGCGTCGCCTGCAGCGAATTCTTCAGCCTGTCCAGATTTTCGGGCAGGTAGCCCAGTATTCCGGTTTCCAGCTGTTCCAGACGCCGGTTCGCCCGCGCCTCGTCCTCCCCTTGCATTTTCGCCAGCAACCGGTCGAGATTGCCAACCAATCGTTCCAACCCGGGGCGCCAGGGCCGAATGGCCCCCGAGTCGAGCCAGGCGATGGCCGCAGCCCTCAGATCCTCCACCGCACGAACACGGTCGGCGAACGCCGGCGGGGCTTCCCGATTCTCCCCGCTGAGCGCGGGGCCCAGGAGGTAGGCCATCTCTTCGACGATCTCCAGCTTCTCCCCCTGCTCGCCCGGGATCAGGTCCGAGAACGTCGTCGCATCCTTGACGACGGGAAGCCCCCGAAGCCGTTCCGCGAGTACATCGGCCGCGGCGGCATCCGGGGCGAGAATGGTGATGTTCCAGGGCGGGCGGTCGGCTGTCCGCACGAGGTCGATAAAGGTGGAGACCGATTCCGTTGTCGGGTCCCGGAGATTGATCGGATGGTGATCGAATTTCGCGAACGGCAAGGTGGCGACCCCCACCGCGGCCAGAACCAGCGCACCCCAGCGAGCCCCCCGTGAATGACGATACGGAAACGTAGCCAGGCCGCCCCACGCGGGAGCGGGTGGGGATGTCTTCGCGGATACGCGGCGCGGCGCGGTAAAAGGCCGGATGCAAAGCAGGGCGGGCAGCAGTGTCAGACTGGTGACCAGACTGATTAACATGCCGGTGCCGGAGATCAGACCCAGTTCCGACACCCCGGAGTACGCCGTGGGAATGAAGGCATAGAACCCCACCGCGGTGGACAGCGCGCAAAGCAGCAACGACCAGCCAACGTCCCGCGCCGCCGTCTCGATCGCCGCCACATTGTCACTCCCCTGACCGCGCAACTCCTGGTGGCGCAGGCAGAGGTGGATGGCGAAGTCCACACCCAGACCGATGTAGAGTACGCCGAAGGCCACCGAGATCGTGTTTAGCGCTCCGACCGTCAAGGTGGCGAACCCCGCCGTGAGGACCAGTCCGGTGATCAGCGTTATGAGCGTGACGGCGACCAGTCCAACCGAGCGTAATCCGACGATCAGCACGATGATGACCATCGTGAGTGCGGAGATCGCCGCCAGGCCGGCCCCCCGGCTGACGCTCTGCAGTTCCTCGTACTCCAGGGCGACCTTCCCGGTGATGCGCACCCTCACACCATCTTCCGCCGTGATGCCCAGCTCGCGGGCGAGATCCCGTACCGCCTCCACCGCGGGCGCGCCAGGCAGCAGTTGACCGTAATCCAGCCGGGGCTTGACGACGATAAACTCCCGGTTCGGCGCATCGTTCGTGGTCCCGCCCTGCATCAACTCACGCCAGGACATTCGGTACGACCCGTCCTCGAGACTCACGCCAATGGCATGATTCAGCTCCGCCAGGATCGGGCCCAGATCCAACCCATCCGCCGTATCTCCAGACTCGAGCGCCGTGACCAGCAGCGCCGACAGGCCCCTGAGACTCTGGTCGCGAACCAGCCTGCCCAGAAACGGCTGGATCGCCGCCAGCGCATCGGCGTGGTCCTCCAGCTCACCGACATCCAGATACAGCAGGCCGTTGCGCTCGAAGAAGGGAAACCCGCCCGGGGCGAAGACGGAGAGGAAACG contains:
- a CDS encoding class II glutamine amidotransferase, whose amino-acid sequence is MCELFGMSARLPATVGFSLEEFARHGGATNNHEDGWGIAFFEGNDVQVIREAKPAARSAALRFIRTHAYRSKLVIAHLRYATEGEPRLHNTQPFFRELGGTMHAFAHNGDLKGIRQSGVLRGGRRFQPLGATDSEYAFCCLMQKMEPIWQGEAYPTLEIREAVVRVFAEWIRDMGPANFIYSDGLAMFAHGHRREYGNGKGFRPPGLYCLRRCCDAPAPGVRLAGFSMEDVGDRQRVVLVASVPLSDEPWRPLEEGEILISCDGGAEGCASPE
- the amrS gene encoding AmmeMemoRadiSam system radical SAM enzyme; translated protein: MPVFETVTHDVRRVGEPVDTRYWHTLDDGRVQCDVCPRYCKLRDGQRGLCFVRANQGNRIVLTTWGRSSGYCVDPIEKKPLNHFLPGTPVLSFGTAGCNLACKFCQNWDISKSREIDTLADEAPPEKIALAASKLGCRSVAYTYNDPVIFMEYAIDVARACRESGIRSVAVTAGYMCAEPRVEFYRAMDAANVDLKAFTESFYWKLTGGHLQPVLDTLVYLKRETDVWFEITNLIIPGGNDSEAEIEEMTQWVVENLGPDVPMHFTAFHPDWKMLGTPPTPPSTLGMARRIAKKNGVRYAYTGNVHDMAGGSTYCHACGERLIARDWYVLSGWNLTDDGHCMSCGAVCAGVFDGSPGQWGARRMPVRLRDFAA
- a CDS encoding MMPL family transporter, yielding MTWWTDRVARRRWWVVVTVLCLAFASAWYSVRNLSINTDTVNMLSPELPFRVTYESYKAAFPQYIGTFLVVVDGPTPESVRGATRRLVERLKRDKARFLSVFAPGGFPFFERNGLLYLDVGELEDHADALAAIQPFLGRLVRDQSLRGLSALLVTALESGDTADGLDLGPILAELNHAIGVSLEDGSYRMSWRELMQGGTTNDAPNREFIVVKPRLDYGQLLPGAPAVEAVRDLARELGITAEDGVRVRITGKVALEYEELQSVSRGAGLAAISALTMVIIVLIVGLRSVGLVAVTLITLITGLVLTAGFATLTVGALNTISVAFGVLYIGLGVDFAIHLCLRHQELRGQGSDNVAAIETAARDVGWSLLLCALSTAVGFYAFIPTAYSGVSELGLISGTGMLISLVTSLTLLPALLCIRPFTAPRRVSAKTSPPAPAWGGLATFPYRHSRGARWGALVLAAVGVATLPFAKFDHHPINLRDPTTESVSTFIDLVRTADRPPWNITILAPDAAAADVLAERLRGLPVVKDATTFSDLIPGEQGEKLEIVEEMAYLLGPALSGENREAPPAFADRVRAVEDLRAAAIAWLDSGAIRPWRPGLERLVGNLDRLLAKMQGEDEARANRRLEQLETGILGYLPENLDRLKNSLQATPVTAGDLPGEIFERWVSPDGVQRVVVYPSEDISDSDALRRFVEAVRAVDPGATDIPVLNLEAGDAVVSAFMQAFAWALAIIVILLGLFMRNVMDVVLVLVPLLLSALLTSASLVLFDVPFNFANIIALPLLLGIGVDNGIHMVHRMRFGVPGEPNVLQTATARAVLFSGLTTIVSFGNLAFSSHPGTASMGVTLTLGVVFTLFATLIILPALQPLRAEEFTPAGG